Proteins from a genomic interval of Papaver somniferum cultivar HN1 chromosome 4, ASM357369v1, whole genome shotgun sequence:
- the LOC113275922 gene encoding pantoate--beta-alanine ligase-like, translated as MAEKEIEIITDKEVMRKWSRSMRVQGKTIGLVPTMGYLHEGHLSLIKEAQKQAQVIAVSIYVNPSQFSPSEDLTTYPSDFHGDIQKLKSIPGGGVDVVFHPQNLYDYGEFVDSCTNKEEKDKGVDSCIGREGKLGHETWVRVERLEKGMCGKSRPIFFRGVATIVTKLFNIVEPDVAVFGKKDYQQWRIICRMVRDLDFSIEIVGCDIMRDADGLAMSSRNVKLSPDEREKALSISRSLSRAKSAAENGQISCTELRNSVIQAILEAGGKVDYAEIVDQECLEAMEKINCPVVFCVAAWFGKVRLIDNIEINH; from the exons ATGGCAGAGAAAGAGATAGAGATAATTACAGACAAGGAGGTAATGAGAAAATGGTCAAGATCCATGAGAGTTCAAGGCAAAACAATAGGTTTAGTACCTACAATGGGTTACCTTCATGAAGGTCACCTTTCCCTTATCAAAGAAGCGCAAAAGCAAGCACAAGTCATTGCCGTCTCAATTTATGTCAACCCATCTCAATTTTCCCCTTCTGAAGATCTTACAACATATCCTTCTGATTTTCATGGTGATATTCAGAAGCTTAAGTCGATCCCTGGTGGTGGAGTTGATGTTGTATTCCACCCTCAAAATCTGTACGATTATGGAGAATTCGTTGATAGTTGTACTAATAAAGAAGAGAAGGATAAAGGAGTGGATTCTTGTATTGGCAGAGAAGGGAAATTAGGGCACGAAACGTGGGTGAGAGTTGAGAGATTGGAGAAGGGAATGTGTGGAAAAAGTAGGCCTATTTTTTTCAGAGGTGTTGCTACTATTGTTACTAAGTTGTTCAATATAGTTGAGCCTGATGTTGCTGTCTTTGGCAAGAAAGATTATCAGCAATGGCGAATTATTTGTCGAATG GTACGGGACCTCGACTTTTCCATTGAAATAGTTGGTTGTGATATAATGCGCGATGCTGATGGCCTCGCGATGAGCTCGCGTAATGTGAAACTATCGCCTGATGAGCGGGAAAAG GCCTTATCTATCAGCAGATCACTCTCAAGAGCTAAATCTGCTGCAGAGAATGGTCAAATTTCATGTACAGAATTGAGAAATTCGGTAATCCAAGCAATTCTTGAAGCTGGAGGGAAAGTTGATTATGCTGAG ATTGTGGACCAGGAGTGTTTGGAAGCAATGGAAAAAATAAATTGTCCAGTCGTGTTTTGTGTTGCTGCCTGGTTTGGGAAGGTTAGACTTATAGACAACATTGAAATCAATCACTGA